A window of the Gemmatirosa kalamazoonensis genome harbors these coding sequences:
- the gatC gene encoding Asp-tRNA(Asn)/Glu-tRNA(Gln) amidotransferase subunit GatC: protein MSVSEQDLRHIASLARLGLAPERVPALLAELNGILAHMEVLSGVDTSDVDPVLGVGAGGMRLRADEGEPYPLARGRDEFAPDPRDGFFLVPRLATHVDVGQTEAEAVVEDEA from the coding sequence GTGAGCGTCTCCGAGCAGGACCTCCGCCACATCGCGTCGCTCGCGCGCCTCGGCCTCGCGCCCGAGCGCGTCCCGGCGCTGCTCGCGGAGCTGAACGGCATCCTCGCGCACATGGAGGTGCTCTCCGGCGTCGACACGAGCGACGTCGATCCGGTGCTCGGCGTCGGTGCCGGCGGCATGCGGCTGCGCGCGGACGAAGGTGAGCCCTACCCGCTCGCGCGTGGCCGCGACGAGTTCGCGCCCGATCCGCGCGACGGGTTCTTCCTCGTGCCGCGCCTCGCGACGCACGTCGACGTCGGGCAGACGGAAGCGGAGGCGGTGGTGGAGGACGAGGCGTGA
- the rimP gene encoding ribosome maturation factor RimP has protein sequence MADALEDLVTTELDSLGFDLVELRRRGSRTRPVLEVRIERRDGSALAVDDCAQVSRAIESRLDATRVAGDRYVLEVSSPGVERPLRHAADWRRFVGQPAVVTAGPLPGGKAEVHIVSVEGEPGGEIAVVRDERGTEHRLPLVDVTQARLAFHWKNR, from the coding sequence GTGGCTGACGCACTGGAAGACCTTGTCACGACTGAACTTGACTCGCTTGGGTTCGACCTCGTCGAGCTCCGACGGCGGGGCAGTCGGACGCGTCCGGTGCTGGAGGTGCGAATCGAGCGGCGCGACGGAAGCGCGCTGGCCGTCGACGACTGCGCGCAGGTGTCGCGGGCGATCGAATCACGGCTCGACGCCACGCGGGTGGCGGGCGATCGGTACGTCCTCGAGGTGTCGTCGCCGGGGGTGGAGCGGCCGCTCCGGCACGCCGCCGACTGGCGGCGGTTCGTCGGGCAGCCCGCGGTCGTGACCGCGGGGCCGTTGCCCGGCGGCAAGGCCGAGGTGCACATCGTGTCGGTCGAAGGCGAGCCGGGTGGGGAGATCGCGGTCGTGCGGGACGAGCGGGGGACGGAGCACCGGCTCCCGCTCGTCGACGTCACGCAGGCCCGCCTGGCGTTCCACTGGAAGAATCGGTAA
- the gatB gene encoding Asp-tRNA(Asn)/Glu-tRNA(Gln) amidotransferase subunit GatB: MTATAPSRSASWAETYEMVVGLEVHVQLATRTKIFCNCSTNFGAEPNANTCPVCLGLPGTLPVLNYEAVVLATRAALALGCDVHEISVFARKNYFYPDLPKGYQITQYDRPLATGGKVQIGETPDGAPLNVGVHRVHMEEDAGKSLHDRFPGGTAIDLNRTGVPLIEIVSEPDMRSSAEAGAYLRSLKQIIEYVGASDANMEEGSLRVDANISVRRRGDTGLGTKTEIKNMNSFAGVERALEAEFVRQCALIASGGAVEQQTMLWDDKRGETRPARSKEGSHDYRYFPEPDLPPLILTREWIEARRDELPELPAAHRERLKEAYGLGPAEVGVLAADRGVSTYFESVARIHGDAKTAAHWVMRDVLKVLNETGHTIEEFQLQVRPADLAALLDMIRDDVVSHSAGAQIFVLMVRTGVEPQKIAEREGLLKVTDDAKLRAWVDEVFAEHPAEAERFAGGDRKLQGPLVGFVMKKSGGSADPKRVNALLAERVR, from the coding sequence ATGACCGCGACCGCGCCGAGCAGGTCCGCATCGTGGGCCGAGACGTACGAGATGGTCGTCGGCCTCGAGGTGCACGTGCAGCTCGCCACGCGCACGAAGATCTTCTGCAACTGCTCCACGAACTTCGGCGCCGAGCCGAACGCGAACACGTGCCCCGTGTGCCTCGGCCTTCCGGGTACGCTGCCGGTGCTGAACTACGAGGCCGTGGTGCTCGCGACGCGCGCCGCGCTCGCGCTGGGCTGCGACGTGCACGAGATCTCGGTGTTCGCGCGCAAGAACTACTTCTACCCGGATCTGCCGAAGGGCTACCAGATCACGCAGTACGACCGGCCGCTGGCCACCGGCGGCAAGGTGCAGATCGGGGAGACGCCCGACGGCGCGCCGCTGAACGTCGGCGTGCACCGCGTGCACATGGAGGAGGATGCCGGCAAGTCGCTGCACGACCGCTTCCCCGGCGGGACCGCCATCGACCTGAATCGCACCGGCGTGCCGCTCATCGAGATCGTGAGCGAGCCGGACATGCGCTCGTCCGCGGAAGCGGGCGCGTACCTGCGATCGCTGAAGCAGATCATCGAGTACGTCGGCGCGAGCGACGCGAACATGGAGGAGGGCTCGCTGCGCGTGGACGCGAACATCAGCGTTCGGCGGCGGGGCGACACGGGGCTCGGCACGAAGACCGAGATCAAGAACATGAACTCCTTCGCCGGCGTCGAGCGCGCGCTGGAGGCGGAGTTCGTGCGGCAGTGCGCTCTGATCGCGTCGGGCGGCGCCGTCGAGCAGCAGACGATGCTGTGGGACGACAAGCGCGGCGAGACGCGTCCGGCGCGCAGCAAGGAAGGGAGCCACGACTATCGCTACTTCCCGGAGCCGGATCTCCCGCCGCTGATTCTCACGCGCGAGTGGATCGAGGCGCGCCGCGACGAGCTCCCCGAGCTGCCCGCCGCGCACCGCGAGCGGCTGAAGGAGGCCTACGGCCTCGGCCCCGCGGAGGTCGGCGTGCTCGCCGCCGACCGCGGCGTCTCGACGTACTTCGAGAGCGTGGCGCGCATCCACGGCGACGCGAAGACGGCGGCGCACTGGGTGATGCGCGACGTGCTGAAGGTGCTGAACGAGACGGGGCACACCATCGAGGAGTTCCAGCTCCAGGTGCGCCCCGCCGACCTCGCCGCGTTGCTCGACATGATCCGCGACGACGTCGTGAGCCACTCCGCCGGCGCGCAGATCTTCGTGCTGATGGTCCGCACCGGCGTGGAGCCGCAGAAGATCGCCGAGCGCGAGGGGCTGCTGAAGGTCACCGACGATGCGAAGCTGCGGGCGTGGGTCGACGAGGTGTTCGCCGAGCACCCCGCGGAGGCCGAGCGCTTCGCCGGCGGCGATCGCAAGCTCCAGGGGCCGCTCGTCGGCTTCGTGATGAAGAAGTCCGGCGGCAGCGCGGACCCGAAGCGCGTGAACGCCCTGCTCGCCGAACGCGTGCGCTAG
- a CDS encoding sensor histidine kinase, which produces MRRRAPMLLVALGVTAMLGWYVMYTQSVVQELRREAERQGRIYAQTYRAVLDTSTTDREGRLLAALFSIIVEEQSAGIPMIVTGSDGGIQGYTNLSVARSKLRNNNISDADIRALMPVLARQNTPIEEPGVGRLYYGDSKLVRGLRYVPLLQAFAIMAIVGVGLYALLIRARAEREHVWAGMARESAHQLGTPLSSISGWIALLDDEVEDQGTRADPMLKSAVNNMKADLERLERVAHRFERIGRPPRREPVDVVALVERMAKYFRARVPTRAHTVTIDVKAPAEPLTVKGDAVLLEWVIEALTKNAVDALAGRGGRIELCAESLADGTTRVRVADDGPGVPRELRRRIFDAGYSTKERGWGIGLSLARRIVEENHGGKLVLAPTERGAAFDVILR; this is translated from the coding sequence ATGCGCCGTCGCGCGCCGATGCTGCTGGTGGCGCTCGGCGTCACGGCGATGCTGGGCTGGTACGTCATGTACACCCAGAGCGTCGTGCAGGAGCTGCGGCGCGAGGCGGAGCGGCAGGGACGCATCTACGCGCAGACGTACCGCGCGGTGCTCGACACGTCGACGACGGACCGCGAGGGGCGGCTGCTCGCCGCGCTGTTCTCCATCATCGTGGAGGAGCAGTCCGCCGGGATCCCGATGATCGTCACGGGGTCCGATGGCGGCATCCAGGGGTACACCAACCTCTCGGTGGCGCGCAGCAAGCTGCGGAACAACAACATCAGCGACGCGGACATCCGCGCGCTCATGCCGGTGCTCGCACGACAGAACACGCCGATCGAGGAGCCCGGCGTCGGTCGCTTGTACTACGGCGACAGCAAGCTCGTACGCGGGCTGCGCTACGTGCCGCTGCTGCAGGCGTTCGCGATCATGGCGATCGTCGGCGTCGGGCTCTACGCGCTGCTCATCCGCGCCCGCGCCGAACGCGAGCACGTGTGGGCCGGCATGGCGCGCGAGTCGGCGCACCAGCTCGGCACGCCGTTGTCGAGCATCAGCGGATGGATCGCGCTGCTCGACGACGAGGTGGAGGATCAGGGCACGCGCGCCGACCCGATGCTGAAGTCGGCGGTGAACAACATGAAGGCCGACCTCGAGCGACTGGAGCGCGTCGCGCACCGCTTCGAGCGCATCGGCCGTCCGCCGCGGCGCGAGCCGGTCGACGTCGTCGCGCTCGTGGAGCGCATGGCGAAGTACTTCCGCGCCCGCGTGCCGACGCGCGCGCACACCGTCACGATCGACGTGAAGGCGCCGGCCGAACCCCTCACGGTGAAGGGCGACGCCGTGCTGCTGGAGTGGGTCATCGAGGCGCTGACGAAGAACGCCGTCGACGCGCTCGCCGGACGCGGCGGCCGCATCGAGCTGTGCGCGGAGTCGCTCGCGGACGGGACCACGCGCGTGCGTGTCGCCGACGACGGCCCCGGCGTGCCGCGCGAGCTGCGGCGACGCATCTTCGACGCGGGGTACAGCACGAAGGAGCGCGGGTGGGGCATCGGCCTGTCGCTCGCGCGGCGCATCGTCGAGGAGAACCACGGCGGAAAGCTCGTGCTCGCGCCCACCGAACGCGGCGCGGCCTTCGACGTTATCTTGCGCTGA
- the gatA gene encoding Asp-tRNA(Asn)/Glu-tRNA(Gln) amidotransferase subunit GatA produces MTNADLLATPIAQLATLVSTGRVAAADVVRASIARASEAQLGRDGLNAVLWSDDDAAVADADALDAARGDGSDVTPRRLAGVPVMVKDNIATVDLPTTCGSRILEGYVSPYEATVVTRLREAGAVVVGKTNMDEFGMGSSTEHSAYGPARNPLDPSRVPGGSSGGSAAAVAAGAVRIALGSETGGSVRQPAAFCGVVGVKPTYGRVSRSGLVAFASSLDQVGVFGRTVDDAALALEVVAGLDPLDATSTDTPVPSYRGGGARVSDGLPLRDVRIGLPKEYFPDTLDARLKERIDHAVELLKIAGARVESVSLPHTSLAIPVYYVLAPAEASSNLARYDGVRFGRRVASDGLRDMYERTRSEGFGAEVTRRILIGTYVLSAGYYDAYYRRAQEVRALIARDFSQVFDTVDLLLTPTTPTPAFRLGAVTDPYEMYLNDVFTVTANLAGVPAMSVPAGRVDGMPVGAQLIAPHFGEALMFRAAYALERAMHAESMR; encoded by the coding sequence GTGACCAACGCGGATCTCCTGGCGACGCCGATCGCGCAGCTCGCGACGCTCGTGTCCACCGGTCGCGTGGCGGCGGCGGACGTCGTGCGCGCGAGCATTGCGCGCGCGAGCGAGGCGCAGCTCGGTCGCGACGGTCTGAACGCGGTGCTCTGGTCGGACGACGACGCGGCCGTCGCCGACGCGGACGCGCTCGACGCCGCACGCGGCGACGGGTCGGACGTGACGCCGCGTCGTCTCGCCGGCGTGCCGGTGATGGTGAAGGACAACATCGCCACGGTCGATCTGCCGACGACGTGCGGCTCGCGGATCCTCGAGGGGTACGTGAGCCCGTACGAGGCGACGGTCGTGACGCGACTGCGCGAGGCGGGCGCCGTCGTCGTCGGCAAGACGAACATGGACGAGTTCGGGATGGGCTCCTCCACCGAGCACAGCGCGTACGGACCGGCGCGCAACCCGCTCGATCCGTCGCGCGTGCCGGGCGGCTCGTCGGGCGGGTCGGCGGCCGCGGTCGCGGCGGGGGCGGTGCGCATCGCGTTGGGCTCGGAGACCGGCGGTTCCGTTAGGCAGCCGGCGGCGTTCTGCGGCGTCGTCGGCGTGAAGCCGACGTACGGCCGCGTGAGCCGGAGCGGGCTGGTGGCGTTCGCGTCGTCGCTCGACCAGGTCGGCGTGTTCGGGCGCACGGTGGACGACGCAGCGCTCGCGCTCGAGGTGGTCGCCGGCCTCGATCCGCTCGACGCCACGAGCACCGACACGCCAGTGCCGTCGTACCGCGGTGGCGGCGCGCGCGTCTCCGACGGTCTGCCGCTGCGCGACGTGCGCATCGGGCTGCCGAAGGAGTATTTCCCCGACACGCTCGACGCGCGCCTGAAGGAGCGCATCGACCACGCGGTGGAGCTCCTGAAGATCGCCGGCGCGCGCGTGGAGTCGGTGTCGCTGCCGCACACGTCGCTCGCGATCCCCGTGTACTACGTCCTCGCACCGGCCGAAGCGTCGAGCAATCTCGCGCGCTACGATGGCGTGCGGTTCGGTCGGCGCGTGGCGAGCGACGGGCTGCGCGACATGTACGAGCGCACGCGCTCGGAGGGCTTCGGCGCCGAGGTCACGCGCCGCATCCTCATCGGCACGTACGTGCTCTCGGCGGGCTACTACGACGCGTACTACCGCCGCGCGCAGGAGGTGCGCGCGCTCATCGCGCGCGACTTCTCGCAGGTGTTCGACACGGTGGACCTGCTGCTCACGCCCACGACACCGACGCCGGCGTTCCGGCTCGGCGCGGTGACCGATCCGTACGAGATGTACCTCAACGACGTCTTCACGGTGACGGCGAACCTCGCGGGCGTGCCGGCGATGAGCGTGCCCGCGGGTCGCGTGGACGGGATGCCCGTCGGCGCGCAGCTCATCGCGCCGCACTTCGGTGAGGCGCTGATGTTCCGTGCCGCGTACGCGCTCGAGCGCGCGATGCATGCGGAGAGCATGCGATGA
- the murA gene encoding UDP-N-acetylglucosamine 1-carboxyvinyltransferase → MPASHAVQFVVEGGRKLSGSIRPSGNKNAALPIVAGALLTDQPVVLENVPRIRDIETLVELVRSLGVSIDWDGRNTLRIHAKQVVPAELDRDLSRKIRGSILLAGPLLGRAGRIVLPPPGGDVIGRRRLDTHFLALEQLGAKFSLSDVFEIEASELRGAEVFLDEPSVTGTENALMAAVMAKGTTVLRNAASEPHVQDLARFLMSMGARIDGIGSNQMTVYGGQPLHGTTHRIGPDHIEVGSFIGLAAVTQSHLRIESAGVEHLKSTLMGFERLGIECEVDGDDLVIPERQSRKIQSDLGGHIPTISDQPWPAFPADVMSIAIVTATQCDGIVMMHEKMFESRMFFVDKLIGMGARIVLCDPHRALVAGPSKLRASVLESPDIRAGMAMLLAALCAEGTSVINNVSQIERGYERIDERLKALGASIERVDERRHG, encoded by the coding sequence ATGCCAGCCAGTCACGCCGTGCAGTTCGTCGTCGAGGGAGGGCGCAAGCTCTCCGGCTCGATCCGTCCCTCGGGGAACAAGAACGCCGCGCTGCCCATCGTCGCCGGCGCGCTCCTCACCGACCAGCCGGTCGTGCTCGAGAACGTCCCGCGCATCCGGGACATCGAGACGTTGGTCGAGCTCGTCCGGTCGCTCGGCGTGTCGATCGACTGGGACGGGCGCAACACGCTGCGGATCCACGCGAAGCAGGTCGTGCCCGCGGAGCTCGATCGCGACCTGTCGCGCAAGATCCGCGGCTCGATCCTGCTCGCCGGACCGCTGCTCGGCCGCGCGGGCCGCATCGTGCTCCCGCCACCGGGCGGCGACGTGATCGGACGGCGTCGACTCGATACCCACTTCCTCGCGCTCGAGCAGCTCGGCGCGAAGTTCTCGCTCTCCGACGTGTTCGAGATCGAGGCGTCCGAGCTGCGCGGCGCGGAGGTGTTCCTCGACGAGCCGAGCGTCACCGGCACCGAGAACGCGCTCATGGCCGCGGTGATGGCGAAGGGCACGACCGTGCTGCGCAACGCCGCGAGCGAGCCGCACGTGCAGGACCTCGCGCGCTTCCTGATGTCGATGGGCGCCCGCATCGACGGCATCGGGTCGAACCAGATGACCGTGTACGGCGGCCAGCCGCTGCACGGCACGACGCACCGCATCGGGCCCGATCACATCGAGGTCGGCTCGTTCATTGGCCTCGCCGCCGTCACGCAGTCGCATCTGCGCATCGAGAGCGCGGGCGTCGAGCACCTGAAGTCGACGCTGATGGGTTTCGAGCGGCTCGGCATCGAGTGCGAGGTCGACGGCGACGATCTCGTGATCCCCGAGCGACAGTCGCGGAAGATCCAGTCGGACCTCGGCGGCCACATCCCCACGATCAGCGATCAGCCGTGGCCCGCGTTCCCGGCCGACGTCATGTCCATCGCCATCGTCACGGCCACGCAGTGCGACGGCATCGTGATGATGCACGAGAAGATGTTCGAGTCGCGCATGTTCTTCGTCGACAAGCTGATTGGCATGGGCGCGCGGATCGTGCTCTGCGATCCGCACCGCGCGCTCGTCGCCGGGCCGTCGAAGCTGCGCGCGTCGGTGCTCGAGTCGCCCGACATCCGCGCCGGCATGGCGATGCTGCTGGCCGCGCTGTGCGCCGAGGGAACGAGCGTCATCAACAACGTCTCGCAGATCGAGCGCGGCTACGAGCGCATCGACGAGCGGCTCAAGGCGCTCGGCGCGAGCATCGAGCGCGTCGACGAGCGGCGCCACGGGTGA
- a CDS encoding polyphenol oxidase family protein, with amino-acid sequence MTSSALAAGPYASLDAFDDWGIRALVTTRDAGTFSTSSDEPAAAVLGRWDALRAHLFGDPDVGRLVTARQVHGARVLVHDGAWVGWLRGPAADGHLAPERGTALAVSVADCVPVFVAHPSGATALLHSGWRGTEANIVAEAVRLLAAHGLPASELRVAMGAAICGRCYEVSPDVHRRLTGREVAAPTPVDLRAIIADQARALGVRDVRPEAPCTRCDNERFFSHRAGDPGRQVGVLYAPRSG; translated from the coding sequence GTGACGAGCAGCGCGCTCGCGGCCGGCCCGTACGCGTCGCTCGACGCGTTCGACGACTGGGGGATCCGCGCGCTCGTCACGACGCGCGACGCCGGCACGTTCTCGACGTCGAGCGACGAGCCGGCGGCCGCGGTGCTCGGACGGTGGGATGCGCTCCGCGCGCATCTGTTCGGCGACCCGGACGTCGGCCGGCTGGTGACCGCGCGCCAGGTGCACGGGGCGCGCGTGCTCGTCCACGACGGCGCGTGGGTCGGCTGGCTGCGCGGCCCCGCGGCCGACGGGCATCTCGCGCCGGAGCGGGGCACCGCGCTCGCGGTCTCGGTCGCCGACTGCGTCCCCGTGTTCGTCGCCCACCCGTCGGGCGCCACGGCGCTGCTGCACTCCGGTTGGCGCGGCACGGAGGCGAACATCGTCGCCGAGGCGGTGCGGCTGCTCGCGGCGCACGGCCTGCCCGCGTCGGAGTTGCGCGTCGCGATGGGCGCCGCGATCTGCGGCCGCTGCTACGAGGTGAGCCCCGACGTGCACCGTCGGCTCACCGGCCGCGAGGTCGCGGCGCCGACGCCGGTGGACCTCCGCGCGATCATCGCCGACCAGGCGCGTGCCCTCGGCGTGCGCGACGTGCGGCCAGAGGCACCGTGCACGCGGTGCGACAACGAGCGCTTCTTCTCGCACCGCGCCGGCGACCCCGGACGCCAGGTCGGCGTCTTGTACGCTCCGCGGTCGGGTTGA
- a CDS encoding zinc dependent phospholipase C family protein has product MTPRDRRLPPAVAILGGALGCVVAACVLVALLPSTAHAWTPGTHVFLGEAVLRSLDLVPQAIADLLRAFPYDFLYGSIAADTSIAKKYVPTGRHCHSWNVGQEIAEQADDEPLRAFALGYQAHLAADAVAHNYFVPRQLAVTASTASLGHSYWESRFETHLGDRCSRRARELIMLDHARSDDHLDRILSPTIFSTSTNRRIFRGMVHVADSESWQRIFSLMTENSRWDLTDAEVEQHLMRSFDFVIDWLRRGERSEPYRLDPSGDEPLTTAKRVRRAALRRGGSTLVRDEAERRFGLPASSLRFAAELSMPLFLRSRVPAESPNGN; this is encoded by the coding sequence GTGACGCCGCGCGACCGCCGGCTGCCGCCGGCGGTCGCGATCCTCGGCGGCGCGCTCGGGTGCGTCGTCGCGGCGTGCGTGCTGGTGGCACTGCTCCCGAGCACCGCGCACGCGTGGACGCCCGGCACGCACGTCTTCCTCGGCGAGGCGGTGCTCCGCTCGCTCGACCTCGTGCCGCAGGCGATCGCGGATCTGCTGCGCGCGTTCCCGTACGACTTCCTGTACGGATCGATCGCCGCCGACACGAGCATCGCGAAGAAGTACGTGCCGACGGGACGCCACTGCCACTCGTGGAACGTCGGACAGGAGATCGCGGAGCAGGCCGACGACGAGCCGTTGCGCGCGTTCGCGCTCGGGTATCAGGCACACCTCGCCGCGGACGCCGTCGCGCACAACTACTTCGTGCCGCGGCAGCTCGCGGTGACCGCCAGCACGGCGTCGTTAGGCCACAGCTACTGGGAGAGCCGGTTCGAGACGCACCTCGGCGACCGGTGCAGCCGACGCGCGCGGGAGCTGATCATGCTGGACCACGCGCGCTCGGACGATCATCTCGACCGCATCCTGAGCCCGACGATTTTCAGCACATCGACGAACCGTCGGATCTTCCGCGGGATGGTGCACGTGGCCGACAGCGAGTCGTGGCAGCGGATCTTCTCGCTGATGACGGAGAACAGCCGCTGGGACCTCACCGATGCCGAGGTCGAGCAGCATCTCATGCGCTCGTTCGACTTCGTGATCGACTGGCTGCGGCGTGGCGAGCGCTCGGAGCCGTACCGCCTCGACCCGAGCGGCGACGAGCCGCTGACGACGGCGAAGCGCGTGCGCCGCGCCGCGCTGCGACGCGGTGGCAGCACGCTGGTGCGCGACGAGGCGGAGCGCCGCTTCGGCCTCCCCGCCTCGTCGCTGCGCTTCGCCGCCGAGCTGTCGATGCCGCTGTTCCTCCGGTCGCGCGTGCCGGCCGAGTCGCCTAACGGCAACTAG
- a CDS encoding ATP-dependent helicase: MSHPSTPAGHAGAPRRDPLDGLNPAQRDAVLHVDGPALVLAGAGSGKTRVLTTRIARLVEHHGVDPSQILAVTFTNKAAGEMRERIARLLGYAPVGMWVGTFHAIGARMLRAHAHSVGRTPSFTIYDEDDTTGAIKRLLERHGVSPKDTSPKSVASAISDAKNQLVPASEYDGLAKDPFAKTVSLVFKDLEPAMRQANAVSFDDLLILPVQILRENAHVLEQYRKRFRYILVDEYQDTNRAQFEFVRLLGGESGNVMVVGDEDQSVYGWRGADIRNILDFTKTWPDAKVVRLEENYRSTPNVLELANVVIVENKERLGKTLRATRAPGERVSLVGALDDRDEADYVIEEISTRRATEHRLLRDFAILYRTNAQSRSLEEALRKRGFPYRLVGAVRFYDRREIRDLMAYLKLVANPADNEAFRRVVNVPKRGIGDTSVDMLAGIAERERVPLLEAARRPDVVSSLRPAARTALAEFIALVDRLRASAAEASVDELLRDLVAALKYGDHLKAEGPDWKDRELNVQSLIDGAAETVADEGGEVGLTPLDHFLQKATLVAGVDALDANADAVTLMTMHNAKGLEFPVVFITGLEDGLFPLARAYDEPAQLEEERRLFYVGITRAEEKLVLTHAEQRLRNGERMQSRPSGFLDGIPDGLVERRMTMKARSSGRAFLSDFGGGRRGGGRDAGSRWGGGRRERAWDDTDEQTSSWTDRAASRRPGAPVSFPAGGARRSTPATPDPSEESQDAAMLVPGARVRHRKFGAGTIAEISGAGRDAKVRIDFDDETIGRKTLVVAQANLEREWD; encoded by the coding sequence ATGTCGCACCCCAGCACTCCCGCGGGTCACGCCGGCGCGCCGCGCCGCGATCCGCTCGACGGTCTGAACCCGGCGCAGCGCGACGCCGTGCTGCACGTGGACGGTCCCGCGCTCGTCCTCGCCGGCGCCGGATCGGGGAAGACCCGCGTGCTCACGACGCGCATCGCGCGTCTCGTCGAGCACCACGGCGTCGACCCGTCGCAGATCCTCGCCGTGACGTTCACCAACAAGGCCGCCGGCGAGATGCGCGAGCGCATCGCGCGGCTGCTCGGCTACGCGCCGGTCGGCATGTGGGTCGGGACGTTCCACGCCATCGGCGCGCGGATGCTCCGCGCGCACGCGCACTCCGTCGGGCGCACGCCGAGCTTCACGATCTACGACGAGGACGACACGACCGGCGCGATCAAGCGGCTGCTGGAGCGGCACGGCGTGTCGCCGAAGGATACGTCGCCGAAGTCGGTCGCGTCGGCGATCTCGGACGCGAAGAACCAGCTCGTGCCGGCGAGCGAGTACGACGGCCTCGCGAAGGATCCGTTCGCGAAGACGGTGTCGCTCGTGTTCAAGGATCTCGAGCCGGCGATGCGGCAGGCGAACGCGGTCAGCTTCGACGACCTGCTGATCCTCCCCGTGCAGATCCTCCGCGAGAACGCGCACGTGCTGGAGCAGTACCGCAAGCGGTTCCGCTACATCCTCGTCGACGAGTATCAGGACACGAACCGCGCGCAGTTCGAGTTCGTCAGGCTGCTCGGCGGCGAGAGCGGGAACGTGATGGTGGTCGGTGACGAGGATCAGAGCGTGTACGGGTGGCGAGGCGCGGACATCCGGAACATTCTCGACTTCACGAAGACGTGGCCCGACGCGAAGGTCGTGCGGCTGGAGGAGAACTACCGCTCGACGCCTAACGTGCTCGAGTTGGCCAACGTCGTGATCGTCGAGAACAAGGAGCGGCTCGGCAAGACGCTGCGCGCCACGCGCGCGCCCGGCGAGCGCGTGTCGCTCGTCGGCGCCCTCGACGATCGCGACGAGGCCGACTACGTCATCGAGGAGATCTCCACACGCCGCGCGACCGAGCACCGCCTCCTGCGCGACTTCGCGATCCTCTATCGCACGAACGCACAGAGCCGCTCGCTCGAGGAAGCGTTGCGCAAGCGCGGGTTCCCGTACCGGCTCGTCGGGGCGGTGCGGTTCTACGATCGGCGGGAGATCCGCGACCTCATGGCGTACCTCAAGCTCGTCGCGAACCCGGCGGACAACGAGGCGTTCCGACGCGTGGTCAACGTGCCGAAGCGCGGCATCGGCGACACGTCGGTCGACATGCTCGCCGGCATCGCGGAGCGCGAGCGCGTGCCGCTGCTCGAGGCCGCGCGCCGGCCCGACGTCGTGTCGTCGCTGCGCCCCGCGGCCCGCACGGCGCTCGCCGAGTTCATCGCGCTCGTGGACCGGCTGCGCGCCTCGGCGGCCGAGGCGAGCGTCGACGAGCTGCTGCGCGACCTCGTGGCCGCGCTGAAGTACGGCGACCACCTGAAGGCCGAGGGGCCGGACTGGAAGGACCGCGAGCTGAACGTGCAGTCGCTCATCGACGGCGCCGCCGAGACGGTCGCCGACGAGGGTGGGGAGGTGGGACTGACGCCGTTGGACCACTTCCTCCAGAAGGCCACGCTCGTCGCCGGCGTCGATGCGCTCGACGCGAACGCCGACGCCGTGACGCTCATGACGATGCACAACGCGAAGGGGCTCGAGTTCCCCGTCGTGTTCATCACGGGGCTCGAGGACGGCCTGTTCCCGCTCGCGCGCGCGTACGACGAGCCCGCCCAGCTCGAGGAGGAGCGGCGGCTGTTCTACGTCGGCATCACCCGCGCCGAGGAGAAGCTCGTGCTCACGCACGCCGAGCAGCGGCTGCGCAACGGCGAGCGGATGCAGTCGCGCCCATCCGGCTTCCTCGACGGCATCCCCGACGGCCTCGTCGAGCGGCGCATGACGATGAAGGCGCGCAGCTCGGGCCGCGCGTTCCTCTCCGACTTCGGCGGTGGGCGGCGCGGCGGCGGACGTGACGCGGGCTCGCGGTGGGGCGGCGGGCGTCGAGAGCGCGCGTGGGACGACACCGACGAGCAGACGTCGTCGTGGACCGATCGCGCCGCCTCGCGTCGCCCCGGCGCGCCGGTGTCGTTCCCCGCAGGCGGCGCGCGGCGTTCCACCCCGGCCACGCCCGACCCGTCCGAGGAATCGCAGGACGCCGCGATGCTCGTGCCGGGCGCGCGCGTTAGGCACCGCAAGTTCGGCGCGGGTACCATCGCCGAGATCTCCGGCGCCGGGCGCGACGCGAAGGTGCGCATCGACTTCGACGACGAGACGATCGGTCGCAAGACGCTCGTCGTCGCCCAGGCGAACCTCGAACGGGAGTGGGACTGA